The nucleotide window GCCTCTATGCCAGCGTCCCATTCGCGGCCATGCACCCTCATGCTTGTCCGAGAGCTCTCCGCATAGCCACATTTCCTTCGCCTCGTCCATTCTATCAAGCCAATGTCCCAGCGGCGATTCGTCCTTGAGCCGcacctcgcggcggcgaagcttCCTCGGCCACTCGGCGAACTCCTCATCAACCATCGTCGATAGCTTGCGAATCAGGCGCGGGTCTAGCGGATTGTGCAGTCTGCATAGGTCTGCCTGAGCCAGGGTGAACGGGACGCCATGCTTGGCCATACGCATCGCCAGCCGCGATGTCAACCCCTTGGGCCGCAGGAACCGGCCGTCCAAACGCTTCATGAGAACTCCTTGCTCCTTAACCCATTTTCGCCTATTTAAGGCGGGGTCGCGGAAAAGCACGCGGGTGAGCTGGTCGAGCTGCCTGTTGGAGACATGACCCAGCCGGCTGTCCACGTCACCGCTGACCAACTTGCTCGATGTTTTCTTACCGGCCCTGTGCGATGCTTTGCGCTGATTCTTCCTAGTCATCTCTCGATGAGCCTGTCAGGCTTCCGTTCCAGGAAAGCAAAAACACGCCCAATCCGGGATAGCTGTAGGGCAGTCTTGTCGGCCGGTCTTGCTCTGCCTGGCAAGGGAGAAGAGCGAGAGGCATGGTCAAGGACAATCAAAGCACCCTCTTATGCTGCTCGCGCCAGCGGTTCCAACAAACCCCTTGGCAACGGGCCTCTGGCATGGCCAGGTGCAACTGGTCCATGTCGAGACAAAGCCAGTGGCCTCCGGCCCACGCCCATCTCCCTTCCGAGCAAGCAGCCAAACCGTCCAATGCGCACAAACAAGACTTGCGTCAGTAAGAGACGTGTCGAAACTGATTGGGGCTGTGTTTGTCAATGTCTTTCGCATGTCGAACCGCAGTCCCCGGTGCAAGTATCTGCAGGTCAGCCAACTCACGACAGTTGTGCAGAAGCGTCCGTTCGATGCAGTCGAGGGGCCTCCCAGTGTCCCCAGACGTACAAACCAGGCACGCGTCCTCGTGTAGTGGACAGACATTGGTATGTATTAGGTTTCGACAACCGTatgcctcctcgtccatgtaCGCCGTCTCTCAGAAAGCGGCCCGCGCTGTGTCCAAGGGCATCGTTTGCGAAGACCCCACAGAAGCGGTTCACTCCCGAGTTTGATGACTGCCCGGTGCGGGCCAAAAGCCAGCAAGATGGGAACAAAGATACTGCAACTAATACGCTAAGTACAGTCGCCCCTTTTGCCGACAAGAGTCGATCTTCCAGTAGAATTGCAAAACTCGCCGGTGCTGTGCATCTGCCATATGTACACTTCCCAACTCCATGGTCATGCGCGTTTGGTCGTTATTTGTAGAGGTCAAAGGAAAATGCCGCCTTCGAGGGCTTCCCTCAGCCAACGTACTGGGGGTGTCGCAGGTGttcgtgctcggcggcgcgcttccTCTCAAGCCTAATCTTGGCCGCCTCAGTTCCGTCGTCGGGGTGGGCCATCTCCTTGAACCATGGATGATTgagcgcctccttggcggTGATGCGTTGAGCAGGATCGTAAACGAAAATCTTCCCCAACAAATCAAGGAAATTTTTAAGGAACGTCGTGTTCGAAGGGATAATATCCTGCGGTAAGTTAGCCACAGGTCTAGGGCCACCGCCCATGAGTCTCCAAGGATGTACGTACGTGTAGCTGCTTCATGGCCTTGACAAATCGCCGAGAGCCACGAGTCGTATCCGGCGTCGGATAATCGAGCTTGAGTCGCTTGAAATACCTTAAAAGATTGTCAGTCTGGTCAACGTTGGGTGATGGTGTCTCCGAGGCATACTTGGATGCGGGGTTCCCGCCACTCCGGGTCGACATCTTGTTGACTGCCTGAACAAGGTGGGAGTCGATCCTACGGCCGACAACAGCCTCCATCATAGCGAGGTGCTCCAAGTTGTCGTGCGTTTGAAATAGAGCATCCCCGGTGAAGAACTCGACCAGGATGCAGCCGATGCTCCAAATATCGCAAGGATAggaccagcccagcccaagAATGATCTCGGGGGCCCGGTAGTGGCGCGTGGACACGACCGAGCTGTGGTATTCGTCCTGGAAAGTGGCCGAACCAAAGTCAATCAGTCTGATTTCCGTGTCCAGGAGCACCCGGCGCTGTGTGGCCTGGCGGTTTATAGTTGTAGACGATGATGGAATCTTGCGGTTATACGTGAACGTCTGGTAGCTGCTGTCGCACAACAAGATGTTTTCGGGTTTGAGATCGGTATGGATCAAGTTCAAATCGTGCAGGACTAGACAGGGTCAGTACGTGTGACAGCTGAACAGTGAACAAGTACCTACAGGCAACGCTCGTGAAGAGTTGACGAGCAAAACTCTGGATCTGGCTGTTTGGAAACGGCACGAAACCATTGCCCTTGAGAAAGTCAAAGACGCTCTGGCCCAGCAGGTCCATGACGATGCAGATGTGCCCGCGATAATCGAAGCAATCTCGAAGGTGGATGCAGCGATTGCGGTTATCCTCGTCGTTTGCTTTTAACGTGGCCAGAACTCGGAGTTCAATCCGGGACGCATCGCGGTACTTTTGAACCGATCGGATGATCTTGACGGCAACGGACTTGTTGCGTCGCCGCTCACGGGCTTGAACAACCTTGCCGAAAGTTCCCTGTCCAAGAAGACGGGTGATTTGGTCTGCAGCGCCGTTAGTACCAGGCTGCGTAATGAGCAGACGATGGGAACTTACACTTTTCTGTCAAATCGGCGTCCGGGACGACGATGTAGTgaccgtcgtcatcatcaactTTATGGTTTTTATCGTGATGCCGCTGGAGGAAAAAGCGT belongs to Purpureocillium takamizusanense chromosome 1, complete sequence and includes:
- the LKH1 gene encoding Dual-specificity kinase (COG:T~EggNog:ENOG503NUFQ), whose amino-acid sequence is MSTPTTAVATLPRYHSHTHYHHSAYPHQPHAANSPVVHGPNYRGPVAATASSSLLPPAAPSTPSSSRLVTTLYPPIAAGSAAADGVATSQSSAPRPPPHNHHNHTRGQPGHHHHHHPDAVDDQNPPPVPRHGEPYTASAMAGDQPSRKRRRSREPDWNSFYRNGLPSEIIVIDDTPEPEANTGRKITNGAAATTTTTTTTTTTTAVPAAAVRDALPAQPQPAAKKRRKDDRSDASRPSASGYHVQYIGSHASTPLQNTTPIGSTISSDRTNSALHTTAPTSLSSNSQYDDAQAPLKRKRNTRQAANEAKRRDVDGLGDPFFTYKPPAYPPKKASEVHVRVVHDRHHDKNHKVDDDDGHYIVVPDADLTEKYQITRLLGQGTFGKVVQARERRRNKSVAVKIIRSVQKYRDASRIELRVLATLKANDEDNRNRCIHLRDCFDYRGHICIVMDLLGQSVFDFLKGNGFVPFPNSQIQSFARQLFTSVAFLHDLNLIHTDLKPENILLCDSSYQTFTYNRKIPSSSTTINRQATQRRVLLDTEIRLIDFGSATFQDEYHSSVVSTRHYRAPEIILGLGWSYPCDIWSIGCILVEFFTGDALFQTHDNLEHLAMMEAVVGRRIDSHLVQAVNKMSTRSGGNPASKYFKRLKLDYPTPDTTRGSRRFVKAMKQLHDIIPSNTTFLKNFLDLLGKIFVYDPAQRITAKEALNHPWFKEMAHPDDGTEAAKIRLERKRAAEHEHLRHPQYVG